CTCGCCGCTCTTCTCCTCGGCGGTGTCGAGGCCGTCGGCGAGCTCCTTGGCGCCCTCCTGGGCCTTGCCCGCCCCGTCCTTGAGCTTGTCGGCGCCGTCGGCGGCCTCGGCGGTCTTGTCGTGCAGGTCGGAGAAGCTGACGAAGATCTTGTCGAGGAAACCGCGGGAGGCGTTGGTGGACGCCGCCGAGCGGACCTCGGAGAAGACGGAGCGCGAGATCGAGCCGACGACGTAGTTGTTGGAGTCGTTCGTGCGGACCTGGAGGGCGCCGGTGGCGGGGTCCTCGCCCGCGCTGGAGGCGATCTTCGCGCTGAAGTCCTCGGGCATGGTCAGGGTCAGGTAGTACGTCCCGTTCTCCAGGCCCTCGGCCGCCTCCTTGGGGCTGACCTCGCGCCAGTCGAAGGTCTTGCTGTCGCGGAGCTTCTTGGTGAGCTCACCGCCCGCGTCCAAGTGCTTGCCGTCGACGGTCGCGCCCCGGTCGGAGTTGACGAGGGCGACGGGCACCTTGTCGAGGTTGTGGTACGGGTCCCAGAAGGACCAGAGGTACAGGGCTCCGTAGAGCAGCGGGAGCAGGAGCAGCGCGACGAGGGCGGCCCGGGGCAGTTTCCCCCGCCCGAACCGCTTCATCTCAAGCGCGGCCAGCTTCGGCGAGCGCATCGTCCTCCCCCTTCGTGTCGTCGTTCTCGGTGTCGGCGTCGGCGTCGGCGTCGCTGCCGCTGTCGTTCTCGGCGGCGGCGTCGGCTTCCGGGCCGGTGTCCGCATCGGCGTCGGCGTCCGCGTCCCCGTCCGCCTCAGGGGCGCTCTTCGCGGAGCTTCCCCAGGTGATCTTCCGGTCGGCGGCCTGCGCTGCGGTGCCGGGCACCTCAGGTGCGTCCGGTGCTTCAGGCGCGTCCTGCGCGTCCTGCTCCTTCGGGCTCGTCCGCAGGGCCACCGCGTCGGCCGGCCCCTCGCTGCACACCGCGAGGACGGTGATCCCGCGGGCGGCGATCGAGCGGAGCAGGGCCCAGGCCTCGGTGCGCTCGGTGTCCGAGAGCTTGAGGTCGAGGTCGTCGAGGGCCAGCAGCCGCGGGGAGCCCAGCAGGGCGATGGCGACGGACAGCCGTACGGCCTCCAGGCGTTCCAGGTCCCGTACGGAGGTGCGCGCGCCCTTGGGCAGCGTGTCGAGGTCCAGTCCGGCCGCGGCCAGGGCCTCGTCGATGCGGGCCGCGGCCTGGGCGCGGCGCTCGGCGCGGGGTCGCAGCAGGGCGCGGACCGGGCCGTCGTAGCGGCGGTGGAGCAGGGCGCCCTCGCGCAGCTGTTCCGCGACGGTGAGGGCCTGGTCGAGGTCGTTGACCCCGGGGACGTGGCCGAGGGCGGCGATCCGGCGGACGGTGGCCATCCGCTTCGGCAGCCGGTGCCCGTCGATCTCGGCGTGGCCCTGGGTGGCCTTCATCCGTCCGGTGAGGGCCAGGAGCAGGCAGGTCCGGCCGCTGCCGGAAGGGCCTTCGACCGCGATGAGCGAGCCGGGCGCCGCGTCGATGCCGACTCCTCGGAAGACCCAGCCGCGCGGGCCCTTGAGTCCGAAGTCCTCGGCTTTGACGGCCGCGCCGTGCGGGCTGTCCACGCCGTCCCCCTTCTTTTTGAACTGACCGGTCAGTTCAAAAACTAGCATCCTCTGCCGCACCAGGTGTGCAGGAGGGGGTAGTTGCGTGGGATACGACCGTAAAAGTGCAGGTCAGGGCGATTGTCAGTGGGGCCGGTCACGATGGGAGCAACGCATCGACAGGAGGTTCGTCATGGCCACACCGTCCCCATCCCCTGTCCACCCCGTCCTGCGCAAGTCGACGGCCGACCCGGCCGCGCTCGACCTGCTCGCCAAGGCCCGCAGCGGCCTGGCCGAGGCCGCCCTGCTGGCCCGGCCCAACGAGCGGTACGCCACCGCCCACCTCGCCGCCCTGCGCACCGCCGCGGCCGTGCTCGCCGCGCGCGGCCGGCCCGAGCCGGTGAACCCGCGGCGACGGCCCCGGATCCGCAGCGCGTGGGAGCTGCTGCCCGAACTGGCGCCGGAGCTCGCCGAGTGGAGCGCGCTCTTCGCCTCGGGCGCGGCCCGCCGGGCCCGGGCCGAGGCGGGCATAGCGGACGCGGCGAGCGGCCGGGAGGCGGACGATCTGGTGCGGGCCGCCTCGATGTTCCTGCGCCTGGTGGAGCGGATGCTCGCCGCCCGGGCACCCGCTCCGAGCCTGCAGCAGGCCCTCCCGCAGCCGCGTCCGGAGCGTCCGGACGCGCGATGAGCTGCCCGGCTGCGGAAGGCCATAAGGTAGACCGGGGTGGGGCACGGACCGCTCACCCCTTCCCTACCGCGCCGAGGAGCCATCAGTCGTGTCGGACACTTCCCGCCC
Above is a genomic segment from Streptomyces sp. NBC_01233 containing:
- a CDS encoding ATP-binding cassette domain-containing protein; protein product: MDSPHGAAVKAEDFGLKGPRGWVFRGVGIDAAPGSLIAVEGPSGSGRTCLLLALTGRMKATQGHAEIDGHRLPKRMATVRRIAALGHVPGVNDLDQALTVAEQLREGALLHRRYDGPVRALLRPRAERRAQAAARIDEALAAAGLDLDTLPKGARTSVRDLERLEAVRLSVAIALLGSPRLLALDDLDLKLSDTERTEAWALLRSIAARGITVLAVCSEGPADAVALRTSPKEQDAQDAPEAPDAPEVPGTAAQAADRKITWGSSAKSAPEADGDADADADADTGPEADAAAENDSGSDADADADTENDDTKGEDDALAEAGRA
- a CDS encoding SAV_6107 family HEPN domain-containing protein, yielding MATPSPSPVHPVLRKSTADPAALDLLAKARSGLAEAALLARPNERYATAHLAALRTAAAVLAARGRPEPVNPRRRPRIRSAWELLPELAPELAEWSALFASGAARRARAEAGIADAASGREADDLVRAASMFLRLVERMLAARAPAPSLQQALPQPRPERPDAR